The Entelurus aequoreus isolate RoL-2023_Sb linkage group LG04, RoL_Eaeq_v1.1, whole genome shotgun sequence nucleotide sequence CATAGACTataaaggcggacgcgtgcattttttcaggacttatgcagatcccaaatatagatcagcaggtaccagaaggtaagaaaagttgcttttgcataatattgcaaaacaaaacggcagataatatgtcttaccttatacacacagcataataatactcctatgttgaagcacagtacaatccatcaagtggtgtggcttcatagcttaccaaagtcacactaaaacattttgacagatttttgagcgccgtgtgtaatgttctatattttcaatggaacatataacattttggtgttgtttacttaagtcatattgcagtctacacatatctcttatgtgtgactgccatcatattgcagtccatacctatctcgtatgtgtgacagccatctactggtcgcacttatcatttcaccgtgtaccaaataaaatagcattgaggtcggtaagcacagccaaaattattccgtgcattaggcgcaccgggttatatggcgcagtgtcgagttttgagaaaatgaaataattttGAGTGCGTCTTAaagtgcgaaaaatacggtacatgtgatTTTTCAGTTTTTATACAAAACCAACAACATTTTTACATCGTCATTACTAAGTATTGCGCGTGGAATTTTGCGGCAAAAAtggattttattccattttggaaaaaaacagtaaatgGTCTGAATTGTATACAGCACTTTTACTGTTATACACATTCACACGTTACATTACacgtcacattcacccattcacacactaatggcggaatgcaaggcgctaaccaagatccatcaggagcaaggctgaagtgtcttgcccaaggacacaacggctgtgactatgatggcggaagctggaatcgaaccctcgagttgctggcccGCCGCAGCCataagtactgtatatatatatatatatatatatatatatatatatatatatatatatatatatatatatatatatatatatatatatatatatatatataagggtgtaacacaacaaaatgtgtaaaaagtgaagcactgtacaTAAACACAGAGTGGATATATTTATAGCCCCAGCAGTGATGTCACTGACGTTGGGAGCCTTAGACTGATGCTGACTCACATAAGGATGCCACATTCCTAAGTTGCTGTTGTCAGTGAAACCTTTGAGTTGTATATTTGGCACAAGCAACAACTCTTGAAAATACTTATGAGATCCAAATATGTTGCAGCTGCTTTACAAAAATGGAAAgtagctgagcataatctgctcTTTCATGTCGATTGACTTACAAGTTGTTCTaaattccaaacatgttttctttcCCAATCACAAGATCTGGTCTTTATTAAACATGTAACTTTTTAAAGTTGTAAGAAACATTCTAACATCCAACAAGATCAGTATCATTCAACTGACAAAGGTCAAGTAAATAAACTAGTAACAAACATAATGTTTGTTCCTGGTGTTACTTCTGAAATGATTACGGTGTACTTGGGAAGATTGCAATAAAAAAAGGCCTGTTTTGATTCTCTAAATCAGGCGTCTACAACTTTCAACATTGTTAGAGCTActttgacaaaaagaaaaaagaggtgagccATTGAAGttttatctaccgtatttttcgcactataaggcgcacttaaaatactttcattttctcaaaacttgacagtgcgccttataacggaatcattttggttgtgcttacagacctcaaagctgttttatttggtacgtgtcgtaatgataagtgtgaccagtagatggcagtcacacataagagatatgtgtagactacagtatgactcaagtaaacaacagcaacatttgatatgttccagtgaaaatatagaacattacacacggcgttcaaaaatctatcaacatgttttagtatgactttggtaagctatgaagccacaccgcttgatggattgtactgtgcttcaacataggagtattattatggtgtgtgtataaggtaagacatattatctggcgttatgtttcgcaatattatgcaaaagcaactttttttaccttctggtacctgctgatctgatgTATAACCTGAATCATCACAGGACTTTCTGACCCAGGCTTCATTTCTGTTCAACCTCCATGTTACGCTTGACTTTTGAGGCATTTTCAACCAGACCACAGATTATTTTTGCTCATCACAACATGATTTTAATCATACTTCTGACAATGGCtggatttttgtatttgttttgattgGTTTATGAAAtgtttaatatacagtacaggccaagagtttggacacaccttctcctcattcaatgtgttttcatgactatttacattgtagattgtcacatcaaaactatgaatgaacacatgtggagttatgtacttaacaaaaaaggtgaaataactgaaaacatgttttatattctagtttcttcaaaatagccaccccttgcgctgattactgctttgcacactcttggcattctctccatgagcttcaagcacacctgtgaagtaaaaaccatttcaggtgactacctcttgaagctcactgagagaatgccaagagtgtgcaaagcagtaatcagagcaaagggtggctattttgaagaaactacaatataaaacatgttttccgttatttcaccttttgttgttaagtacataactccacatgtgttcattcatagttgtgatgtgacaatctacaatgtaaatagtcatgaaaataaagaaaaggcattgaatgagaaggtgtgtgcaAACTGTACATTACGTGTGACCTGTGGGACAGACTTTGGTCATCTGCGACAATGCAGCTCTACTTTTGGATCTTAATGGATTGTGCAGATGTACTAAATGAAGTGACCTCTGAACACACACCTATTTCATAAGTCAACACACTTATTGTATGATAAGGCGACTGCAAATAGTCAAACAATGACTTAAAAGAGTGGGATCGATGTCGCTCGACATTTGTTTAGAATGTGTTGACAAGCCAACTCCGGCAGTGGCACACCGTGTCTCTCCTGGGGTGTGTGTTCAACGTGGGATCCACTCCACTCAATGGAGACATACTCCATTAGTCTTAAAATACCTCAAGTCTTTTCAGTTCCTGCAGGAGATAAAGATCTGTGTATGCCACCCACCTGCTGATCTAATAAGAGCTTGATAGAGTTTTATTGATCGGGCCACTGCGTGCACTGAGGCGACACTTGAAGCTTTCAGATGGTGTCTGCATCTGGTCTGCATCTCTATGTttattctctctctctcactctgatGCTTTCTCTCAGTCACTCTCTTTTCCCCTTTCTCCGTAGATGCAAGGAGATCGCAGCCAACTCATCATCTGCGGGCCATTGGTCAGAAACTTGGACAAGTTGCTGAACTACGAAGGGGATCATTAACGGAAAGGCAATGAGCCCTCGGAGCCACACCGGCTATTGAGGCATTCCAGCACACGGCCACATTATCATCCACACTTTGGATGTAATCTCGCTGACTCCGACTGATGTCCCTGCATGACCCCTACCCCTTGGGCTCCTCAGGGGGCTGAGCCACCCTGCCAAAGAGTATGGGCAGGAGAGTGGCCGACCCGACCAATCCAGTACCCGCACTGGGAGTTCCCTTAGCGGTGGGGCGATGGGGCCCGCTGTGCAGTGTCGGGGTGCAGACGTCTCCCGGGCTGCGGACTCTCTCTTCAATCAAAAGACACGTCAGCCGAGCGGCCAACCCGCAGCGAGCCCTCACCATGGCAACGGGCGCGACGGAGTCAGGAGGAGTTATCTCAAGTGACGGCAACAGTCTGCAGCTGTCCAAGGAGACGTCTCAGAACGAAATCAACAAACTGACGCAGGATGACATGGGGTCGCAAGGGTCAGGCAGTGGTGTTTACTGCCAGATAAAAGCTATACGGACCAATCCAAAAGACTCGAGAGGTAAAAGGATATCAAGGTACACCAATGGCAGCGTGGTGGGCTCCGACATGTTGGGAGGAGTCTGCAGTGAAGCCCCAGAAGTCAAGGAGGAGAGTCAAGAGAAGAGAAGAGTGCAGTCTCTGCGTGGGGAGCGACACCGTTCCGTGGTGAAGACAGGGAATGTCTGCACGGCCGTCCACGTCACCCCGCCCCGGCCCTGTCGGATGGCCACCACCTCCTCGCCCCAGCTTTGTGGAACGTGCGGGCGTAGACGCTCGCAGCTCACCCAGTGCACAGGCGCATGTCGGAGGAGGGCCGCGCCTCAGATATCATCCAGTCAGACTTTACCTCACCCCGTATGGAAGCAGGGCGTGGCCCAGAACTCCTCAAAAAAGGAGTGTACTTTGGACGCCAAAAAGCAAGAGACGTCAGTGAAGACCAACAGTCGAATCCCGCAGCTGTCGCACACCATACCAAAAACGCACAACTCACAGTCCAGCAGTGCAGCGCCTACTCCGAATAAGAGGAGGCAGCAGCAGAGCAGGCCACACTCAGCAGAGTTTTCACACTGCAAGGACTCGGCCACACAAACGGCAGACACACAGACCGGCAGGACGGTCACACACCCGCAGACTACAGCGGCAACACAACCACTTTCAACAGACAAGCATGATCAACTCCAGCACACAAATTCAAAACCTCCAGACCCTTCCGATCATACAAAATGTAGCAACCCCCCAGCTCTCCCAGCAAAAAACTCCCCTAAGTCGACTTCTTCCAAACCATCTGGCCTTTTAGCTCATAGCAACAACACCCAGGAGACGGCAGGCAGTCCCAAACTGAGCTCTTGTAAAGACACCAAACTGATGAACTACACAAATCAGAAGAGCAAATCTTTAGACGAGCACACGTCGCCTTGTAAGACTCACAAGACAGCGCAATGCAACGGCGCTCCAGCGGGACTACTACTGGGGACTGGGAGCGCCCCTGGTGGCCTGGAAGGCAAGTTACAGAGCGTGGAGGAGAACCTCGTGTCCAATCAGGAGAAGATCAAGGTGCTCCTTAATGTCATTCAAGACCTGGAGAAGAGCAAGGCCTTCAGCGAAGGGTGAGGCAAAGTTACTGACTTTGAAATTGCATTCCAGAGAACCTTGAGAATAAGGCCTTGGGCATACCAACACGGGTATTTAAACAAACGTATATCTTTCAATGTATCTTttgtcgttttgttttttttaaactgagctTTCAGAAAGCCGCAGTGaggaataaaaactattttcaccAGAAAGGCTGAGTTTTACCTGAACACAAGCACAGATAGTTTAAAATCATGCAAAGATTTGTTCTTTAGACTAGATTTGAAACTTATAATTAATAccaaaggggaacttcacttttgtTTGGAATgttttcctatcgttcacaatcattatgagagattgATGTTTTATCTTTCTTTATGCATTCAaagtattaaataaatgcgatcgaaagtccgcttacaataaaGTCCTTAACAACATCTCCATGAAGGTCTTATATCCATGATGTAAGCAGATATGTAATATAGAAACACTTTCACTTTCAAAAACTCAGACTTCTAGGTTTGTTTTTTCAGAGCTTTTTTAGTTTGTCATTAAAGATGTGCAACATTACCTCAAGTTTGTAAACTTACTTAACAACAGGACATTGAGTTATTGACTTGACGcctcacaacacacacacacacttacaaaaTACATTCATGGTGTTTCCTGTAAGTGTGCACATTTTAAAATGAATCTACATGTAATCTTACATCTTTTATATCACCATATTGATGAAGTGAGGCGTTGTTATGCCACTTACTGTACCTGTTGATGCTTTTTAGGCCTTTCTGATTGgacataattagagatgtccgatattcgatattccgatattgtccaactcttaattaccgattccgatatcaagcgataccgatacatacagttgtggaatgaacacattattatgcctcattttgttgtgatgccccgctggatgcattaaacaatgtaacaaggttttacaaaataaatcaactcaagttatggaaaaaaatgccaacatggcactgccatatttattattgaagtcacaaagtgcattattttttttaacatgctttaaaacagcagcttagaatttgggacatgctctccctgagagagcatgaggaggttgggggccgggggttgcgggggtgtatattgtagcgtcccggaagagttagtgctgcaaggggttctgggtatttgttctgttgtgtttatgttgtgttacggtgcggatgttctcccgaaatgtgtttgtcattcttgtttggtgtgggttcacagtgtggcgcatatttgtaacagtgttaaacttgtttatacggccaccctcagtgtgacctgtatggctgttgaccaagtatgccttgcattcacttgtgtgtgtgaaaagccgtagatattatgtgactgggccggcacgcaaaggcagtgcctttaaggtttattggcgctctgtacttctccctacgtccgtgtacacagcggcattttaaaaagtcatacattttacttttttaaaccgataccgataattttgaaacagataccgacaatttccgatattacattttaaagcatttatcgtccgataatatcggcagtccgctattatcagacatccctagacATAATACGCATGACAGTCGGTAAATCTGTTTTTGTGTcgtttagggttgtacggtataccacaactagtatagtattgcggtactaatgaatcaaacatggtactatagtctgtttgaaaagtaccggtttccaatttatttttttatttttttaacgggtATGACGCCGTCAAgtcacgagcagaggagcatgttcggcagcgcagacacacagagtacttacaagcagacacagtgtgtagacagaaaagggagaatggatgcattttggcttaaaaagtaaagataaaggtgaagttataacactgaaacaccctcaggaagagctgctttaagacatggctagctagctagcggctaacgtccatccacagtgttttagctacttctaaatcactaatccttgcctccatggcgacaaataaagtatgtttcttacaagtatcattatcactgcaggacgaggaatagctaaacatgcttcactacacaccgtaggaggatacaatagctcaccggcgtcacaatgtaaacaaatgccatgggtggatctacacctgacatccactgtaatgataccaagtacaagagtgtatctagtcaatactactatgattacatcgatattttttatcatcacaaaatctttttacctttttttttaaattcatattatgtttataaagtcagtaaatatgtccctggacacatgaggactttgaatatgaccaatgtatgatcctgtaactacttggtatcgcatcgatacctgcatgtgtggtatcattcaaaactaatgtcaagtatcaaagaagagaagaataagtgattattacatttgaacagaagtgtagatagaacatgttgaaacagaaaataagcagatattaacagtaaatgaacaagtagattaataattcatttatacagtttgtccctcataatgtgtacaaaataataggtgtataaatgacacaatatgttactgcatacgtcagcagactaattaggagtctttgtttgtttacttactactaaaagacaagttgtctagtatgttcactattttatttaaggactaaaatacaataacaaacatatgtttcatgtacactaagattttttttgttaaaataaagtcaatagtgccatttttttgtggtcacctttatttagaaaagtatgaaaaggtatcgaaatacatttcggtaccggtaccaaaatattggcatcgggacaacccCAGTGTGGACGTACTGTAGATGATTTCAAACTGGGTGCAGTAAGTTTTAACACGGAGGATATTGAGGTCACTTTGAAATGATTTAACAACACActctgaattgttttacacttatttacttacttatttgtttgtgttttgtATCTACAATGACATGAAACTGAACTGCTTACTATTATATTTATTACGTATTTTAATATCATTATTACACTtttgaaaaataatacaaataatcaaCTTAATACTGTACTACTACTTGTTATGTTTTGGTGTTTTTccggaccccgggatgcagagacggtcGGCAATTGTAGGGAAGCGCGGCAGGCAGGGGAGTGCACACAAGTGCAGGTGTGGAAGGTGCAAAGCAATCAAAGCAACAAGTGGAGGTACAAAGCTAAATGATCCACCCTCATTGGCAAACAGGAAGAAGtgtgtcctgattggcaaccagggacgggTGAGAGGGTGAAGTGGCAGGTAGTGGAAGTAAACAGGAAGAAGtgtgtcctgattggcaaccagggacgggTGAGAGGGTGAAGTGGCAGGTAGTGGAAGTAAACAGGAAGAAGtgtgtcctgattggcaaccagggacgggTGAGAGGGTGAAGTGGCAGGTAGTGGAAGTAAACAGGAAGAAGtgtgtcctgattggcaaccagggacgggTGAGAGGGTGAAGTGGCAGGTAGTGGAAGTAAACAGGAAGAGGAAAGAAGAAAACATGAGTGCTGGATCAGAAATAACATCAAACACAGGGAAATAATGAACTGTCTTGTTGGAGCATGAcatctactactactaataataataataataatgataatattaatcaaTACTTTTGTAATTTTAGTATTCATCATTTCTATTTTGTTCAATATGTAAAGACAATTTGTATTCATATTGTATATAGTTGTAATTTTCCATGTGTATTGTGTAACTTTAAGAACAATTAGTCTTagattgttaatgaaaactaaagGTGGGCTCTTGTATTTGTGTGCAGCATCTACTATATAACTGTCTACTATataactgtctactatacatctactatacaactatctactatacatctactatataactatctactatacatctactatatatCTACTATataactgtctactatacatctactatacaactatctactatacatctactatataactatctactatacatctactatatatCTACTATataactgtctactatacatctactatacaactatctactatacatctactatacaactatctactatacatctactatacatctactatataacTGTCTACTATataactgtctactatacatctactatacaactatctactatacatctactatataactatctactatacatctactatatatCTACTATataactgtctactatacatctactatacaactatctactatacatctactatataactatctactatacatctactatatatCTACTATataactgtctactatacatctactatacaactatctactatacatctactatataactatctactatacatctactatatatCTACTATataactgtctactatacatctactatacaactatctactatacatctactatacaactatctactatacatctactatataactatctactatacatctactatatatCT carries:
- the LOC133648212 gene encoding uncharacterized protein LOC133648212 yields the protein MGRRVADPTNPVPALGVPLAVGRWGPLCSVGVQTSPGLRTLSSIKRHVSRAANPQRALTMATGATESGGVISSDGNSLQLSKETSQNEINKLTQDDMGSQGSGSGVYCQIKAIRTNPKDSRGKRISRYTNGSVVGSDMLGGVCSEAPEVKEESQEKRRVQSLRGERHRSVVKTGNVCTAVHVTPPRPCRMATTSSPQLCGTCGRRRSQLTQCTGACRRRAAPQISSSQTLPHPVWKQGVAQNSSKKECTLDAKKQETSVKTNSRIPQLSHTIPKTHNSQSSSAAPTPNKRRQQQSRPHSAEFSHCKDSATQTADTQTGRTVTHPQTTAATQPLSTDKHDQLQHTNSKPPDPSDHTKCSNPPALPAKNSPKSTSSKPSGLLAHSNNTQETAGSPKLSSCKDTKLMNYTNQKSKSLDEHTSPCKTHKTAQCNGAPAGLLLGTGSAPGGLEGKLQSVEENLVSNQEKIKVLLNVIQDLEKSKAFSEGRSSYRTGQDINNCPTCQKTACIIYSVEHDFRLQEGRLQGVMESLEGEYDVPAPVPTKPVAAACQAGRPSTKARVKKLRKKCFWWL